One window of Salvelinus fontinalis isolate EN_2023a chromosome 19, ASM2944872v1, whole genome shotgun sequence genomic DNA carries:
- the LOC129816459 gene encoding m-AAA protease-interacting protein 1, mitochondrial-like, with the protein MALPMLRGCNCSRLPSVLSRFLKPEHVVLPRPIKTTRLATTLSFGVVSTVRTYCSGRGGGKQNQKVVVLGIPNPLIWFRTRLYYFLIRVYLDKEFKIEDFTEGSKQAFSHVSRLLSGSQFEALEGLVAKDLIAKLEEKCALLPPSHLQALSADPEDLVYTTPGDVGIYDDDDGRKFVSILMRYWYLTSARLPEESLEGTRIFQVAIGGEGEPETKRLLTANYEFQREFTKGVFPDWTITRIEHSKLLD; encoded by the exons ATGGCGCTGCCCATGTTAAGAGGTTGCAACTGTAGCAGACTGCCTTCAGTACTGAGTCGTTTCTTGAAACCCGAGCACGTTGTGCTTCCCCGGCCCATCAAGACCACCCGCCTGGCTACTACTTTGTCCTTTGGTGTTGTGTCCACCGTCCGAACTTATTGCTCTGGTCGAGGTGGAGGTAAACAAAACCAGAAGGTGGTCGTGCTCGGCATCCCCAACCCTTTAATATGGTTCCGAACCCGATTATACTACTTTTTGATTCGGGTTTATTTAGACAAGGAATTCAAGATCGAAGATTTCACAGAGGGGTCGAAACAG GCATTCTCCCATGTTTCAAGACTGTTGTCAGGGAGTCAATTTGAGGCACTTGAAGGGCTGGTTGCTAAAGAC CTAATTGCAAAACTGGAAGAGAAATGTGCTCTGCTCCCACCAAGTCACCTGCAAGCGCTTTCTGCAGATCCGGAAGACTTGGTGTACACAACACCAGGGGATGTTGGcatttatgatgatgatgatg GGCGGAAGTTTGTCAGTATTCTGATGAGATACTGGTATCTGACAAGTGCCCGGTTGCCTGAGGAATCATTGGAGGGAACACGTATCTTTCAGGTGGCCATAGGTGGTGAGGGTGAGCCGGAGACAAAGAGACTGCTCACAGCCAACTATGA ATTCCAAAGGGAGTTTACTAAGGGGGTGTTCCCAGACTGGACCATCACCAGGATAGAGCACTCAAAGCTGCTGGATTAA